The following coding sequences are from one Longimicrobiales bacterium window:
- the murG gene encoding undecaprenyldiphospho-muramoylpentapeptide beta-N-acetylglucosaminyltransferase yields MTSPSTPLRLLIAAGGTGGHVLSAVAVIEELRRRGIPVEILWVGSHVGVERDIALSHGVPFVAVQTGKLRRYLSVQTVTDMLRIPVGIAQAWRQVRAFRPDVIFSTGGAVSVPTVVAGSRMAPVITHEQTAQVGIANRTAARFAKRFAVAFDETAQIARKHHQHVVITGNPVRASIAEGDKARGWEHFGLSPDLPVIFITGGARGASPINQRIEALLPQLLERAQVVHQTGPAVANDDAARLRQKRETWAPELQKRYVVQEFLGSEIADLYAITDLVIGRAGAGTVSELAYLGMPAILIPLPGTWGDEQRKNARVLSNADAAVVLEQTDATPDRLGQEITGLLDDVMRRNAMSANAKRISRPDAASRLVDEILTLAELGQR; encoded by the coding sequence GTGACCAGTCCCAGTACCCCTTTGCGCCTGCTTATCGCGGCCGGCGGCACCGGTGGCCATGTCCTGTCGGCCGTAGCCGTGATCGAAGAACTCCGCAGGCGCGGAATTCCCGTGGAAATCCTGTGGGTCGGCAGCCACGTCGGGGTAGAGCGGGACATCGCGCTTTCCCACGGTGTGCCGTTCGTCGCGGTTCAGACCGGGAAGCTGCGCCGCTACCTCTCTGTCCAGACGGTCACGGACATGCTTCGCATCCCGGTCGGCATCGCCCAGGCGTGGCGCCAGGTTCGCGCCTTCCGCCCGGACGTCATCTTCAGCACCGGTGGCGCGGTGAGCGTGCCGACCGTCGTCGCCGGATCACGAATGGCGCCAGTCATCACGCACGAGCAGACCGCCCAGGTAGGGATCGCCAATCGCACCGCCGCCCGCTTCGCCAAGCGCTTCGCCGTCGCATTCGACGAAACCGCGCAGATCGCGCGAAAGCACCACCAGCATGTGGTCATCACCGGCAACCCGGTGCGCGCCTCGATCGCAGAGGGCGACAAGGCCCGAGGTTGGGAGCACTTCGGCCTCTCGCCTGACCTCCCCGTGATCTTCATCACCGGCGGCGCTCGCGGCGCCAGCCCGATCAACCAGCGGATCGAGGCACTCCTGCCCCAGCTCCTGGAGCGGGCGCAGGTCGTGCACCAGACAGGTCCGGCCGTCGCCAACGATGATGCCGCCCGTCTCCGCCAGAAGCGTGAGACCTGGGCGCCGGAACTCCAAAAGCGTTATGTCGTGCAGGAATTTCTCGGGAGTGAGATCGCTGATCTCTACGCGATCACGGATCTCGTGATTGGCCGCGCGGGTGCCGGAACGGTCAGCGAGCTCGCCTACCTCGGGATGCCGGCGATTCTCATTCCGCTTCCCGGCACCTGGGGCGACGAGCAGCGAAAGAACGCTCGGGTGCTCAGCAACGCCGACGCGGCGGTCGTCCTGGAGCAAACCGACGCCACCCCTGATCGGCTCGGCCAGGAGATCACCGGACTCCTCGATGACGTCATGCGCCGAAACGCCATGAGCGCCAACGCGAAGCGTATCTCCCGCCCCGATGCGGCTTCGCGACTCGTCGACGAGATCCTGACCCTCGCCGAGCTCGGGCAGCGCTAG